CTTGCCAAAGACAAAAGCGGTAGCCCCGGCTTACATTTAATGATGGAATAGAGTTTTATATTGATACCCGGAATAATAGTAAAACATCAATGGATGGGGATGATTATCAACTAATTATTGACTTCATGGGTAACTTGACGGTGTTTAGAGGTGGAGATAAATATCTTTTGAAAGTTGAGGACTATAAAGTACCAAAAGATACCGTAACGAATCAGTTTATTATGGATTTTGCTACTAATTTTGAAGGAACTATTAATAAGGAAAATGATATTGATTCAGGTTATGTGATTGAATTTCGAATTGCATGGGCTGCTTTGGGGATTCGCCCGCTTAAAGGTCAAACTTTCAGAATAGATGTGTGTATAAATGACGCAGATAAATATATCGACATCAGACCACTGAGTGAAAAAGACACGATTCCGGCATATGATTTTCAGAATATCAATAGAAAAACTGATTTTGGCTTTCCAAATAACTGGACCTTGGCCACCCTAAAAGGACAACCTTCTTATTGGAAAATATTCAATCGATACCTGGCTACGTATTGGTGGTTTTTGGGCCTGGTAATTCTTGGATTATTTTTGCCTTTTTTAATCATTTTGGTTAGACAAAATTATAAACTTCGACATATTCAACCTAAAAGCCTTTCTGATCAATCGAAGCTAAATTCTTTTTTGGGAGTAGAAAAGAATTTTCTTTCGCCGGACGATGCTTTTATTAATCAAGCTAAGCTGTTCATTTTAACGAAACTTGATCAAAATATTAGTTCTGCCCAATTAGCCGATGAATTGGCTATTAGTGTACGACAGCTTCAACGGATTTTTAAAGAGAAATTGGATACTACCCCAACGAATTTCATTACAACAATAAAAATGGAAGAGGCAGCTAAAATGTTACTTAAAAATGAATTTAATGTATCGGAGATTGCTTATGCTTTAGGTTTCTCAGATCCTGCCTATTTTACTCGCCTTTTTAAAAAATACTTTGGGGAAAGCCCCTCTGAATTCACTAAAAATTTGATTTGACGTTTTTGTCCGTATTTTTGACGTGTAAGTGCAAGGTCTTTTTACGGTGTGTTGGCTAGTTTTGGAAAAAATCATATTACTCTAAAACAACTATGAAAAGGTTACTATTAGTTTTGATTTCAGGTGTGTCAAGTTTAGGTTTATTTGCTCAAAATTCTATAACATCAGACCCCGGAGGAACTGATGCTATTCAGAAAATAGCCGGGATTCCGACTTCTCCTAATCCGGCTTTATATTCGGGGGCAGCGTTCTCTACCCAATTTGTTACAACCGGGAATTCACCAACTACACAACATTTAATTGGAATAGGGTCACTAGCAAGTAACTCCACAGAACTAAACATTGCAATATTAGGAGAATCATCCGGGGGAAGTACCAATTATGGTGTTGTTGGTTTAGCAAAGGGAGGGGGAAATTTTGGAAATACAGGAGGTTATTTTTTAGTGGAATCTAACGGATTGGGCAATCAATATGGGCTAATAAGCTCAGTTTATTCAAGTAGTGTGTTATCAACATTGCCACGTTATGCATATTTTGGAGCAACTTCAACCCGTACAACCAATAATGCTTATGGCGTATATGTGAGCTCTGAAAATCTTGGATCTGGTTCGGTAGAGGCGGGACATTTTGTTGCTTTAAATTTGGGTGGCGGTACAGGGGATAGAATTGGAGTTAATTCAGAAGTATTAGGCTCAAGTGGTTTGAATATAGGAATAAAAAGCCTTTCTACGGGAAGTGGAGATACTTTTGGTTTAATCTCTGAAGTATCTGGTGGCAGTACCAGTGTTGCCGGTAAATTTCTAGCTAATTCAAATGCTACCAATAATTTTCAGTTACTGCTCGAAGAAAAAGAAAATGATTATGCCCGGATAAGCTTCCGAAATATCAATGGTGATGGTTGGCACCAGGCAGCGAACAAGGGTGCAGATGCTACCAGTTCACAATTTAATTTCTACTATGTTCCCAATGCTTCCGATGTATTATCCCTTAGGGGTGATGGCAATGCTATTCTTGCAGGGACACTTACCCAATCCTCGGATTTTCGTTTGAAAAAAAATATTCAGCCAATAAACAATGCCTCACAAAAGATTGATCAGATTAGAGGGGTTTATTTTAACTGGAAAAATGAAAGTCATGGTGGAAACACCCAAATCGGATTCATCGCCCAGGAAATGGAAAAAGTATTTCCTGAATTGGTAAATACTGATTCAAAAGGCTTTAAGTCAGTGGCTTATGCCAACATGTCGGCGGTTTTGGTAGAAGCCCTTAAAGAGCAAAATCAACGAATCAATGCTTTAGAAAGAGAATTAGCTGAAATGAAATCCATACTAAAAAATAGCCTGATTCTCGAATCTAAAAATTCAAAATAGCCATGAAAAACCTCCTTATCTTTTTTCTGATCTTATTGAAAACAAGTTGTTATGGACAAACCATCCCTTCATTTCCAGGAGCGGAGGGCTTCGGTGCAAATGCGACTGGTGGGCGTGGTGGCAGCGTTTATTATGTCACTAACCTAAATTGCTCAGGCGTGGGTTCATTGCAATATGGACTCAATCAGTCAGGGGCAAAGTATATTTTGTTTAAAGTAAGTGGGGTGATTCCCTGTGCTGCAGAGGTTTTTAAAGGTGATGTGACGATTGCCGGACAAACTTCTCCTGGTGGAATTATCGTACGGGGAATCATTCTGGATGAAATTTATGAACAAAATACAGTTTCCAGAAATGTAATTATCCGTCATCTTCGTTCCAGACCAAAACCTACCCAAACCTTACCCATTCAGGGCTATGTACTCGATGATGGCCTTCGGCTCGATGGTGCAAGCAATGTAATTGTTGACCATTGTTCTTTTGCAAATGCCATTGACGAAAGTGTGCAAATTTCCCATTCCCGAAATATTACGGTTCAAAACTGTATGCTTTCCGAAACTCTGGGAGAGCATTTTTATCTAGGTGGGATGTTGCTCAATTATTCTGTGGCCAATCATCAGCAGGACAATATCAGCATTCATCACAATGTTTGGAACAGGATAGGAGGTCGGTTTCCTGAAATTTCCTGTGAATCACCCTATTGTAGTTCAAATCCGCTCAATATTGAAATCACTTCTAATTTACTTTGGGATCAGCAGATTCAGACCTGGTATAATTCCTGCACTTCAGGCGGCAGCGATTGTCAGAATTTTAGAATAAACATGAATTTTACGAATAATTATTCGGTTGTCCGAAATTCCTTTAATGGCCCGATGGCTTCGTCCGATTTTCTGAACAATGTCAACAACAATCTTTTTGTTTCTGGAAATAAGATGAGCAGATATGCTCAATATTCTGACTATCAATTGTTTTATTGCTGCGATGATTTCAATCAGAATGCCCCCAACACCAATTTGGGTTCGGCACAAAAACGGAATATTCGAATTACTTTTCCGCCAATTTCACTCACTACAGCTACTGATCTTAGAGAATATGCCACTAAAAATGTGGGTGCTTTTCCGCGTGATCCTATGGATAGAAGGTTATTTTCTCCAATCGTGCAGAATGCTGTCAATACACAACCCATCAATGGTACAGACTATTTCAATGATGCGTTTCAATTAGATTTTACCACGCAACCGCTTGCTCCAACTGATACCGACAATGACGGGATGCCCGACACATGGGAAACTGCCAATGGATTGAATCCCAATTCACAGGATCACAATGGCACCCAACTTTCAAAGAAATTTACAGGGGTGGAAGGCTACACAAATCTGGAGTGCTACCTCAATGAACTTTCTGATAAATTGGTTGGTAGTGCAAGCATTATCATTTCACCA
The sequence above is a segment of the Cytophagaceae bacterium genome. Coding sequences within it:
- a CDS encoding tail fiber domain-containing protein, whose amino-acid sequence is MKRLLLVLISGVSSLGLFAQNSITSDPGGTDAIQKIAGIPTSPNPALYSGAAFSTQFVTTGNSPTTQHLIGIGSLASNSTELNIAILGESSGGSTNYGVVGLAKGGGNFGNTGGYFLVESNGLGNQYGLISSVYSSSVLSTLPRYAYFGATSTRTTNNAYGVYVSSENLGSGSVEAGHFVALNLGGGTGDRIGVNSEVLGSSGLNIGIKSLSTGSGDTFGLISEVSGGSTSVAGKFLANSNATNNFQLLLEEKENDYARISFRNINGDGWHQAANKGADATSSQFNFYYVPNASDVLSLRGDGNAILAGTLTQSSDFRLKKNIQPINNASQKIDQIRGVYFNWKNESHGGNTQIGFIAQEMEKVFPELVNTDSKGFKSVAYANMSAVLVEALKEQNQRINALERELAEMKSILKNSLILESKNSK
- a CDS encoding helix-turn-helix domain-containing protein is translated as MDGDDYQLIIDFMGNLTVFRGGDKYLLKVEDYKVPKDTVTNQFIMDFATNFEGTINKENDIDSGYVIEFRIAWAALGIRPLKGQTFRIDVCINDADKYIDIRPLSEKDTIPAYDFQNINRKTDFGFPNNWTLATLKGQPSYWKIFNRYLATYWWFLGLVILGLFLPFLIILVRQNYKLRHIQPKSLSDQSKLNSFLGVEKNFLSPDDAFINQAKLFILTKLDQNISSAQLADELAISVRQLQRIFKEKLDTTPTNFITTIKMEEAAKMLLKNEFNVSEIAYALGFSDPAYFTRLFKKYFGESPSEFTKNLI
- a CDS encoding T9SS type A sorting domain-containing protein, whose translation is MKNLLIFFLILLKTSCYGQTIPSFPGAEGFGANATGGRGGSVYYVTNLNCSGVGSLQYGLNQSGAKYILFKVSGVIPCAAEVFKGDVTIAGQTSPGGIIVRGIILDEIYEQNTVSRNVIIRHLRSRPKPTQTLPIQGYVLDDGLRLDGASNVIVDHCSFANAIDESVQISHSRNITVQNCMLSETLGEHFYLGGMLLNYSVANHQQDNISIHHNVWNRIGGRFPEISCESPYCSSNPLNIEITSNLLWDQQIQTWYNSCTSGGSDCQNFRINMNFTNNYSVVRNSFNGPMASSDFLNNVNNNLFVSGNKMSRYAQYSDYQLFYCCDDFNQNAPNTNLGSAQKRNIRITFPPISLTTATDLREYATKNVGAFPRDPMDRRLFSPIVQNAVNTQPINGTDYFNDAFQLDFTTQPLAPTDTDNDGMPDTWETANGLNPNSQDHNGTQLSKKFTGVEGYTNLECYLNELSDKLVGSASIIISPPSTTILGIELNSSERFSASISPNPTDTGVKIKVNGQIENSWRFELVDALGRVITEENNISSPEKDFLLPRLIQSGTYYLHIYLTDTVINQKILVIK